Proteins from a single region of Ensifer adhaerens:
- the aat gene encoding leucyl/phenylalanyl-tRNA--protein transferase — protein sequence MKGTRSKQPDITPDMLLRAYSIGLFPMADSADDPELFWVEPEIRGVIPLEDFHVSRSLAKTIRRKPFDIRFNTAFEAVMEGCAAPAPDRPTTWINNKIRTLYATLHTMGYAHSVEAWEDDMLVGGLYGVSLGSAFFGESMFSRRTDASKICLVHLVERLRTRGFELLDTQFTTEHLKSFGAVDVPKAEYEIMLGNAMNSPDLSF from the coding sequence TTGAAAGGGACGCGCAGCAAGCAGCCCGACATTACTCCGGACATGCTGCTGCGCGCCTATTCGATCGGCCTGTTCCCGATGGCCGATTCGGCCGATGATCCGGAGCTTTTCTGGGTCGAGCCCGAAATTCGCGGCGTTATCCCGCTCGAGGACTTTCACGTCTCCCGTAGCCTCGCCAAGACGATCCGCCGAAAACCTTTCGACATCCGCTTCAACACCGCCTTCGAGGCGGTGATGGAAGGCTGTGCCGCCCCGGCCCCTGACCGCCCGACGACCTGGATCAACAACAAGATCCGTACCCTCTACGCAACGCTGCACACCATGGGCTACGCCCACAGCGTCGAAGCCTGGGAAGACGATATGTTGGTCGGCGGCCTCTACGGTGTCTCGCTCGGCTCGGCATTCTTCGGCGAAAGCATGTTCTCACGTCGCACCGACGCCTCAAAGATCTGCCTTGTGCATCTGGTCGAGCGCCTGCGCACCCGAGGCTTCGAGTTGCTGGACACCCAGTTCACGACCGAGCATCTGAAATCCTTCGGAGCGGTCGACGTTCCGAAGGCCGAGTACGAGATCATGCTCGGCAACGCGATGAACTCGCCAGACCTTTCCTTCTAG
- the accC gene encoding acetyl-CoA carboxylase biotin carboxylase subunit, with protein MISKILIANRGEIALRVLRACKELGIATVAVHSTADADAMHVRLADESVCIGPPPSRDSYLNIHQIVAACEITGADAVHPGYGFLSENAKFAEILEAHDITFIGPTAEHIRIMGDKITAKKTAQELGIPVVPGSDGEVKPENALEVARKIGFPVLIKATAGGGGRGMKVARSEADLEEAVATARSEALAAFGNDAVYMEKYLGKPRHIEVQIVGDGAGNAVHLGERDCSLQRRHQKVWEEANSPALNVDQRMKIGQICAEAMKKLKYRGAGTIEFLYENGEFYFIEMNTRLQVEHPITEAITGIDLVHEQIRVASGGGLSVKQEDIVFSGHAIECRINAEDPRTFVPSPGTITHFHAPGGLGVRVDSGAYQGYRIPPYYDSLIGKLIVHGRTRVECMMRLRRVLDEFVIDGIKTTLPLFQDLINNQDIANGDYDIHWLEKHLAATSE; from the coding sequence ATGATCTCGAAAATTCTCATTGCCAATCGCGGCGAAATCGCCCTTCGCGTGCTGCGCGCCTGCAAGGAGCTCGGCATTGCCACGGTTGCCGTTCATTCTACGGCCGACGCCGACGCCATGCATGTGCGCCTCGCCGACGAGAGCGTCTGCATCGGCCCGCCACCTTCGCGCGATAGCTATCTGAACATTCACCAGATCGTCGCCGCCTGCGAAATCACCGGTGCCGACGCCGTGCATCCCGGCTACGGCTTCCTGTCGGAAAACGCCAAGTTCGCCGAAATCCTCGAAGCGCACGACATCACCTTCATCGGCCCGACTGCGGAACACATCCGCATCATGGGTGACAAGATCACCGCCAAGAAGACGGCGCAGGAACTTGGTATCCCGGTCGTTCCGGGCTCCGACGGCGAGGTAAAGCCGGAGAACGCGCTTGAAGTCGCCCGCAAGATCGGCTTCCCCGTGCTGATCAAGGCGACCGCCGGCGGCGGTGGCCGCGGCATGAAAGTCGCCCGCAGCGAAGCCGACCTCGAGGAAGCTGTCGCGACTGCGCGTTCCGAGGCCCTTGCGGCCTTCGGCAACGACGCCGTCTACATGGAAAAGTACCTCGGCAAGCCGCGCCACATCGAAGTCCAGATCGTCGGCGATGGCGCCGGCAATGCGGTGCACCTCGGCGAACGCGATTGCTCGCTGCAGCGTCGTCACCAGAAGGTTTGGGAAGAAGCAAACTCCCCGGCCCTCAATGTCGATCAGCGCATGAAGATCGGCCAGATCTGCGCCGAAGCGATGAAGAAGCTGAAGTATCGCGGCGCCGGCACGATCGAGTTCCTCTACGAAAACGGCGAGTTCTATTTCATCGAAATGAACACCCGTCTTCAGGTCGAGCATCCGATCACCGAGGCGATCACCGGTATCGATCTCGTGCACGAGCAGATCCGCGTCGCTTCCGGCGGCGGTCTTTCGGTCAAGCAGGAAGATATCGTGTTCTCCGGACACGCCATCGAGTGCCGTATCAACGCCGAGGATCCGCGCACCTTCGTCCCCTCCCCGGGCACGATCACGCATTTCCACGCTCCGGGCGGTCTTGGCGTACGCGTCGATTCGGGCGCCTATCAGGGCTACCGCATCCCGCCCTATTACGACAGCCTGATCGGCAAGCTGATCGTGCACGGGCGCACCCGCGTCGAGTGCATGATGCGTCTGCGCCGCGTGCTCGATGAATTTGTCATCGACGGCATCAAGACCACGCTTCCGTTGTTCCAGGACCTGATCAATAATCAGGATATTGCCAACGGCGACTACGATATCCATTGGCTGGAAAAGCATCTGGCCGCCACGTCCGAGTAA
- the accB gene encoding acetyl-CoA carboxylase biotin carboxyl carrier protein, translated as MADKKPGIDQALIRDLANILKDTDLTEIEVEQDDLRIRVSRNGTPVAMPMAMPQMPAYQLPVAAAAPANAVAAPAAESARASKNAVTAPMVGTAYLSPAPGARPFVEVGATVKEGQTILIIEAMKTMNQIPAPRSGKVTEIFVQDAAPVEYGEPLIVIE; from the coding sequence ATGGCTGACAAGAAACCAGGTATCGACCAGGCGCTGATCCGCGATCTCGCCAACATTCTCAAGGACACCGATCTGACCGAGATCGAAGTCGAGCAGGACGACCTGCGCATTCGCGTCTCGCGCAACGGTACGCCGGTGGCAATGCCGATGGCCATGCCGCAGATGCCGGCCTATCAGCTCCCTGTCGCTGCAGCCGCCCCGGCGAACGCTGTCGCCGCCCCGGCCGCTGAGAGCGCCCGCGCATCGAAGAACGCCGTCACCGCACCGATGGTCGGCACGGCGTATCTGTCTCCGGCCCCGGGCGCCCGCCCCTTCGTTGAAGTCGGCGCCACCGTCAAGGAAGGCCAGACGATCCTGATCATCGAGGCGATGAAGACGATGAACCAGATCCCGGCTCCGCGCTCGGGCAAGGTCACCGAAATCTTCGTCCAGGACGCAGCCCCCGTCGAATATGGCGAACCGCTGATCGTAATCGAATAA
- the aroQ gene encoding type II 3-dehydroquinate dehydratase, with the protein MPSTIFVLNGPNLNALGKREPGIYGGHTLADIEAMCKAEGKALGLEVDFRQSNHEGTLVDWLHEAGSIAAGVAINPAAYGHTSIALHDAIRAIGIPVVELHLSNIHAREEFRHKSMIAPAVKGVICGFGAQSYILALHALKNLTNPSK; encoded by the coding sequence ATGCCATCGACCATTTTCGTGCTGAACGGCCCCAACCTGAATGCGCTGGGCAAGCGCGAACCGGGTATTTATGGCGGCCACACGCTCGCCGATATCGAGGCCATGTGCAAGGCGGAGGGCAAGGCGCTCGGCCTCGAGGTCGATTTTCGCCAATCGAACCACGAGGGCACGCTGGTCGACTGGCTGCATGAAGCCGGAAGCATCGCCGCCGGGGTAGCGATCAATCCGGCAGCATACGGCCACACGTCGATCGCCCTTCACGACGCCATCCGCGCCATCGGCATTCCGGTCGTCGAGCTCCACCTCTCGAACATTCATGCGCGCGAGGAATTCCGTCACAAGTCGATGATCGCACCGGCTGTCAAAGGCGTCATCTGCGGCTTCGGCGCGCAGAGTTACATTCTTGCGCTGCATGCGCTAAAGAACCTGACAAATCCGTCGAAATAA
- a CDS encoding DsbA family protein: MNFSTKMIAAGTLAALVAGVSLPQSAFALDAKQKEEIGAFIKEYLIANPEIMLEVQEALTTKQRAKQQEAAESAITENKKAIFNSDYDMVLGNPKGDVTIVEFYDYNCGYCKRALSDMDDILAKDKNVRFVLKELPILGPDSLAAHKVSAAFRLVAPEKYGDFHRALLGGEDRATEETALAVAAKLGVSEKDLRAKMEKEPHDAAVREAYSLANDLGITGTPSYVIGNEAVFGAVGAEEIEGKVSNMRECGKTAC, translated from the coding sequence ATGAATTTCAGCACCAAGATGATTGCCGCCGGGACGCTCGCAGCGCTCGTAGCCGGGGTCAGCCTGCCGCAAAGTGCGTTTGCGCTCGATGCAAAGCAGAAGGAAGAGATCGGCGCGTTCATCAAGGAGTACCTGATCGCCAATCCGGAGATCATGCTTGAAGTCCAGGAGGCGCTGACGACGAAGCAGCGCGCCAAGCAACAGGAAGCGGCGGAAAGCGCGATCACCGAAAACAAGAAGGCGATCTTCAACTCCGACTACGACATGGTGCTGGGCAATCCCAAGGGCGATGTCACCATCGTCGAGTTCTACGACTACAACTGCGGCTACTGCAAACGCGCCCTCTCCGACATGGATGACATCCTCGCCAAGGACAAGAACGTCCGCTTCGTGCTGAAGGAACTGCCGATCCTCGGCCCGGACTCCCTGGCGGCACACAAGGTGAGCGCCGCGTTCCGTCTCGTCGCGCCGGAGAAGTACGGCGACTTCCACCGTGCCCTGCTCGGCGGCGAAGATCGTGCGACGGAAGAAACAGCCCTTGCAGTCGCTGCCAAGCTCGGCGTCTCCGAGAAGGATCTGCGCGCCAAGATGGAAAAGGAGCCGCACGACGCGGCCGTACGCGAGGCCTATAGCCTTGCCAACGATCTCGGCATCACCGGCACGCCCTCCTACGTCATTGGTAATGAGGCGGTCTTCGGTGCCGTTGGTGCCGAAGAGATCGAGGGCAAGGTGTCCAATATGCGCGAATGCGGCAAGACCGCCTGCTGA
- a CDS encoding pyridoxal phosphate-dependent aminotransferase, which translates to MVDLSKRSAVEPFHAMDVLAEATRRRDAGHPVISMAVGQPAHPAPQAALDAARKALQHGRLGYTDALGTLSLRTAIARHYQKRHGITLDPQRVAVTTGSSAGFNLAFLALFDPGDCVAIARPGYPAYRNILAALGLTVVEVEANAETGFTLTPESLKRAAAKVGRPLKGVLLASPANPTGTVTGKAGLKALADYCRAEKIAFISDEIYHGLTFAGEEASALEVTDEVVVINSFSKYYCMTGWRIGWMVLPADKVRGFERIAQSLYISPPELSQIAAEAALDAHEELDRYKAAYAANREMLLKRLPEIGFSIASPMDGAFYAYADVSRFTNDSMAFARRMLAEINVAATPGFDFDPLEGHRTMRFSYAGAEADMVEAIDRIARWLA; encoded by the coding sequence TTGGTAGACTTGTCAAAACGCAGCGCCGTCGAGCCTTTTCACGCGATGGATGTGCTGGCGGAGGCGACCCGCCGCCGTGATGCCGGCCACCCGGTGATCTCGATGGCCGTCGGGCAGCCCGCCCATCCCGCGCCGCAGGCGGCATTGGATGCCGCCCGCAAGGCTCTGCAACATGGGCGCCTTGGCTATACCGACGCGCTTGGCACGCTGTCGTTGCGAACCGCGATCGCCCGCCACTATCAGAAGCGCCACGGCATCACGCTCGATCCGCAGCGGGTGGCTGTCACCACGGGATCGTCCGCCGGCTTCAATCTCGCCTTCCTTGCGCTCTTCGATCCGGGCGACTGTGTCGCCATCGCACGGCCAGGCTATCCGGCCTACCGCAACATCCTCGCAGCTCTCGGTCTGACGGTGGTCGAGGTCGAGGCCAATGCCGAGACTGGTTTCACGCTGACGCCGGAAAGCCTGAAGCGCGCCGCCGCAAAGGTCGGCCGGCCGCTGAAGGGCGTGCTGCTGGCCAGCCCGGCGAACCCGACCGGCACGGTGACCGGCAAGGCCGGGCTCAAGGCGCTCGCCGACTATTGCCGCGCAGAAAAGATCGCCTTCATCTCCGACGAGATCTATCACGGCCTGACCTTTGCCGGCGAAGAGGCAAGCGCGCTGGAGGTTACCGACGAAGTGGTCGTCATCAATTCCTTCTCCAAGTATTACTGCATGACCGGATGGCGCATCGGGTGGATGGTCTTGCCCGCCGACAAGGTGCGCGGTTTCGAACGTATCGCCCAGAGCCTTTACATATCGCCGCCGGAGCTGTCGCAGATCGCCGCCGAGGCGGCACTCGACGCGCATGAGGAACTCGACCGCTACAAGGCCGCCTATGCGGCCAATCGGGAGATGCTCTTGAAGCGGTTGCCGGAGATCGGCTTCTCGATCGCCTCGCCGATGGATGGCGCCTTCTACGCCTATGCCGATGTCAGCCGCTTCACCAATGACAGCATGGCTTTTGCCCGGCGGATGCTCGCCGAGATCAATGTCGCGGCAACGCCGGGATTCGATTTCGATCCCCTGGAAGGGCATCGCACGATGCGCTTTTCCTATGCCGGCGCAGAGGCCGACATGGTCGAGGCGATAGACAGGATCGCGCGCTGGCTTGCCTGA
- a CDS encoding Rne/Rng family ribonuclease, with protein MAEKMLIDASHSEETRVVVVRGNRIEEFDFESEHKKQIRGNIYLAKVTRVEPSLQAAFVDYGGNRHGFLAFAEIHPDYYQIPLADRQALLKAEAEEARRDDDIEHVETAPAPASELSVPVDLEVVTETEVEAQPAEAVAAEPVVEEEVPAEKPKAKPKRTRKTKAKAAEEAAAASVDGDESNGGEMAAMVDTDAISEDVDSRRRHDDDDDDDDSHDGEKEIIESVGAEDAMEEVPDRQVRKPRKQYRIQEVIKRRQILLVQVAKEERGNKGAALTTYLSLAGRYSVLMPNTARGGGISRKITNLQDRKRLKEIARGLEVPQGMGVILRTAGANRTKVEIKRDFEYLMRLWENVRTLTLNSTAPCLVYEEGSLIKRSIRDLYNKDIGEIIVSGEEGYKEAKGFMKMLMPSHAKVVQPYRDVHPIFSRSGIEAQLDRMLQPQVTLKSGGYIIINQTEALVSIDVNSGRSTREHSIEDTALQTNLEAAEEVARQLRLRDLAGLVVIDFIDMEEKRNNRAVEKKLKDCLKNDRARIQVGRISHFGLLEMSRQRIRASVLESTMQTCPHCNGTGHVRSQSSVALHVLRGIEEYLLKNTTHDITVRTIPDIALYLLNQKRGTIMDYEARFGVSIIIEADAHVGAQHFAIDRGEPVENPVKIEQLLHFEPEPEEDDVVIEEDLDEEEAEEVVSEQRQEQPKAAQSSDDQGGRKRKRRRRRRGKGGQQAEGAASQSSEAAGDVDDDADEGDADDEGVDAEATTADGEQKRKRRRRGKRGGRRNRPEGEGEGEGQLEADAEGDDADEPEAVETPVVAAEIEVAVAVEETVEVVAEAEVVEAKPAKPKRTRKKAVKAEEPVATVDDAAQAAIEDQPAGVDVAAEAVEEAAADLAETKPARANRDLSKIASEPVVTSSSPKAEGEEEDPTKPKKGGWWQRRGFF; from the coding sequence ATGGCAGAGAAAATGCTTATCGATGCGTCTCACTCCGAGGAGACGCGCGTCGTTGTCGTACGCGGGAACCGCATAGAAGAGTTCGACTTCGAGTCGGAACATAAGAAGCAAATCCGCGGCAATATCTATCTGGCGAAGGTCACCAGAGTGGAGCCTTCGCTGCAGGCCGCCTTCGTCGACTACGGCGGTAACCGCCACGGATTTCTGGCCTTTGCCGAAATTCATCCCGACTACTACCAGATCCCCCTTGCAGACCGTCAGGCGCTGCTGAAGGCCGAAGCCGAAGAAGCACGGCGCGACGACGACATCGAACATGTCGAGACCGCGCCGGCGCCGGCAAGCGAACTTTCCGTTCCCGTCGACCTCGAGGTTGTGACGGAGACCGAAGTCGAGGCGCAGCCGGCGGAAGCCGTCGCCGCTGAACCGGTGGTCGAAGAGGAAGTGCCGGCCGAAAAGCCCAAGGCGAAGCCGAAGCGCACGCGCAAGACCAAGGCAAAGGCTGCAGAAGAAGCAGCCGCCGCTTCCGTCGATGGCGATGAAAGCAACGGCGGCGAAATGGCCGCGATGGTCGATACCGACGCGATCTCAGAGGACGTCGACAGCCGCCGTCGCCACGACGACGACGATGATGATGACGACAGCCACGATGGCGAAAAGGAAATCATCGAATCCGTGGGCGCCGAAGACGCCATGGAAGAGGTTCCGGATCGCCAAGTCCGCAAGCCGCGCAAGCAGTATCGCATCCAGGAAGTCATCAAGCGTCGCCAGATCCTGCTGGTTCAGGTCGCCAAGGAAGAGCGCGGCAACAAGGGCGCAGCGCTGACGACCTACCTGTCGCTGGCCGGCCGCTACTCTGTCCTGATGCCGAATACCGCACGCGGCGGCGGCATCTCCCGCAAGATCACCAACCTGCAGGACCGCAAGCGCCTGAAGGAAATCGCGCGCGGCCTCGAAGTACCGCAGGGCATGGGCGTCATCCTGCGCACCGCCGGTGCCAACCGCACCAAGGTCGAGATCAAGCGCGACTTCGAATACCTGATGCGCCTGTGGGAGAACGTCCGCACACTGACGCTCAACTCCACGGCCCCCTGCCTCGTCTATGAGGAAGGCAGCCTGATCAAGCGCTCGATCCGCGATCTCTACAACAAGGATATCGGCGAGATCATCGTTTCCGGCGAGGAAGGCTACAAGGAAGCCAAGGGCTTCATGAAGATGCTGATGCCGAGCCACGCCAAGGTGGTTCAGCCCTACCGCGACGTCCACCCGATCTTCTCGCGCTCCGGCATCGAAGCGCAGCTCGACCGCATGCTGCAGCCGCAGGTGACGTTGAAGTCCGGTGGCTACATCATCATCAACCAGACCGAGGCGCTGGTTTCGATCGACGTCAACTCCGGTCGCTCGACGCGAGAGCACTCGATCGAAGACACCGCGCTGCAGACGAACCTGGAAGCCGCCGAAGAAGTGGCCCGCCAGCTGCGCCTGCGAGACCTTGCCGGCCTCGTCGTCATCGACTTCATCGACATGGAAGAAAAGCGCAACAACCGCGCCGTCGAGAAGAAGCTGAAGGACTGCCTCAAGAACGATCGCGCCCGCATCCAGGTCGGACGCATCTCGCATTTCGGCCTGCTCGAAATGTCGCGCCAGCGCATTCGCGCCTCGGTGCTCGAATCGACGATGCAGACCTGCCCGCACTGCAACGGCACGGGTCATGTTCGCTCGCAGTCCTCCGTTGCCCTGCATGTACTGCGCGGCATCGAAGAATATCTGCTCAAGAACACCACGCACGACATCACCGTGCGCACGATCCCCGATATCGCGCTCTACCTGCTCAACCAGAAGCGTGGCACGATCATGGATTACGAAGCCCGCTTCGGCGTCTCGATCATCATCGAGGCGGACGCCCATGTCGGTGCGCAGCATTTTGCGATCGATCGCGGCGAACCGGTCGAAAACCCGGTCAAGATCGAGCAACTCCTGCACTTCGAGCCGGAGCCGGAAGAAGATGACGTCGTGATCGAAGAGGATCTCGACGAAGAAGAAGCCGAAGAAGTCGTCAGTGAGCAGCGTCAGGAGCAGCCGAAGGCTGCCCAGTCCTCCGACGACCAGGGTGGACGCAAGCGCAAGCGCCGGCGCCGCCGTCGCGGCAAGGGTGGCCAGCAGGCAGAAGGTGCCGCTAGCCAGTCGTCCGAAGCGGCAGGCGATGTGGATGACGATGCCGACGAAGGTGATGCGGACGACGAAGGCGTCGATGCCGAAGCCACGACCGCTGACGGCGAGCAGAAGCGCAAGCGCCGCCGCCGCGGGAAGCGCGGCGGCCGCCGCAACCGCCCGGAGGGCGAAGGTGAAGGCGAAGGCCAGCTCGAGGCTGATGCCGAAGGCGATGACGCCGACGAACCCGAAGCCGTGGAAACACCGGTTGTTGCCGCGGAGATCGAAGTAGCCGTCGCCGTCGAGGAAACCGTGGAAGTCGTCGCGGAGGCCGAGGTCGTCGAAGCCAAGCCGGCCAAGCCGAAGCGGACCCGCAAGAAGGCTGTAAAGGCCGAAGAACCGGTCGCAACCGTCGATGACGCCGCTCAGGCGGCTATCGAAGACCAGCCAGCAGGCGTCGACGTCGCCGCCGAGGCAGTGGAAGAGGCTGCGGCTGACCTCGCGGAAACCAAGCCGGCGCGCGCGAACCGCGACCTTTCGAAGATCGCCTCAGAGCCCGTCGTCACCTCGAGCTCTCCGAAGGCCGAAGGCGAAGAAGAAGACCCGACCAAGCCCAAGAAGGGCGGCTGGTGGCAGCGCCGCGGCTTCTTCTAA
- a CDS encoding N-acetylmuramoyl-L-alanine amidase: MSRAGWRLLGASLLVGGLLLSVPAARAAEPGPLLAFGARIAGDDARTRVVVEFDRKPDFSLHYVTDPVRVVVDLPETAFGLKAESLEPRGLFDAIRYGGMGAGNSRIVLSAKGPVAVTHAEVIAEEGGKGYRLVLDAERVDQARFDALLGEQQWTGSVAAAKTDRPVAVAPTKDGGPFIIAIDAGHGGIDTGALAGETKTEEKHVTLAFAQDLVEALNKGAGIEAFLTRDKDVFLSLPQRVQIARNKGANLFISLHADALRQKDIRGATVYTISDKASDHLAASLAARENLSDEIAGVPLQSEPAEVADILIDLTRRETQAFSVNMARAVVSSFEGQINLINNPHRFAGFRVLQAPDVPSILLELGFLSNKEDEKLLLDPEWRKKVSERLAVAVQRYREQAVASGG; encoded by the coding sequence ATGTCGCGGGCGGGGTGGCGGTTGCTCGGTGCATCGTTGCTTGTCGGTGGTCTCCTCTTGAGCGTGCCGGCTGCCCGTGCGGCCGAGCCGGGCCCCTTGCTCGCCTTTGGCGCGCGGATCGCAGGCGACGACGCCCGCACCCGTGTCGTCGTCGAGTTCGATCGCAAACCGGACTTTTCCCTGCATTACGTCACCGACCCCGTTCGCGTTGTCGTCGATCTGCCGGAAACGGCCTTCGGCCTGAAGGCGGAGAGCCTCGAGCCGCGCGGCCTGTTCGACGCCATCCGCTACGGTGGCATGGGTGCTGGCAATTCCCGTATCGTTCTTTCTGCGAAGGGACCCGTTGCGGTGACCCATGCGGAAGTCATCGCGGAGGAGGGGGGTAAGGGCTATCGCCTGGTTCTCGATGCCGAACGGGTCGACCAGGCACGCTTCGACGCGCTTCTCGGCGAACAGCAATGGACCGGTTCGGTCGCCGCGGCAAAAACCGACAGACCTGTCGCCGTTGCGCCCACCAAGGACGGCGGCCCCTTCATCATCGCGATCGACGCCGGTCACGGCGGTATCGACACCGGTGCGCTTGCCGGTGAGACGAAGACGGAAGAGAAGCATGTCACACTCGCCTTTGCCCAGGATCTCGTCGAGGCGCTGAACAAGGGCGCCGGGATCGAGGCTTTTCTCACCCGCGACAAGGATGTTTTTCTGTCGCTGCCGCAGCGCGTGCAGATTGCCCGGAACAAGGGCGCCAATCTTTTCATCTCGCTCCACGCCGATGCACTCCGCCAGAAGGACATCCGCGGCGCGACGGTCTACACGATCTCCGACAAGGCGTCCGACCATCTGGCCGCAAGCCTTGCCGCGCGCGAGAACCTATCGGACGAAATCGCCGGCGTGCCGCTTCAGAGCGAGCCCGCGGAGGTCGCCGATATCCTGATCGATTTGACCCGTCGCGAGACGCAGGCCTTCTCGGTTAACATGGCGCGCGCAGTCGTTTCCTCTTTCGAGGGCCAGATCAATCTCATCAACAACCCGCACCGCTTCGCCGGGTTCCGTGTGTTGCAGGCACCCGACGTGCCGTCGATCCTCTTGGAACTGGGCTTCCTGTCGAACAAGGAGGATGAGAAGTTGCTGCTGGATCCGGAATGGCGCAAGAAGGTTTCGGAGCGCCTTGCCGTCGCGGTTCAACGTTATCGCGAGCAGGCGGTTGCCAGCGGCGGCTGA